In the genome of Pseudarthrobacter sp. IC2-21, one region contains:
- a CDS encoding VOC family protein yields the protein MSAHELDHVAFAVSDWRAAGEMLHQELGARWASGFKMPAFSPCQLALAADMRLELLEPGTEQKSFVQRFLHENNGNAAPHHITFKVHDIHAAIAGAQAEGIEPVLVNVAHPLWQEAFLHPRDTGFGFLTQLVQTPQSIEEITENNNDFNSSCPWEETEKPRSQLPVVFGQVGDLERAAHVLRTVLGAADYPLPGEPAAKGFHWAEGADLILQETTTPTGKAGILALGVVPASEHWDGPLSPGLVELLQAGSHHAELGIRISPLPAAVPVTTG from the coding sequence ATGAGCGCCCACGAACTGGACCATGTCGCCTTCGCGGTCTCCGACTGGCGCGCGGCGGGAGAAATGTTGCACCAGGAACTGGGTGCACGCTGGGCCAGCGGCTTCAAGATGCCGGCCTTCAGCCCCTGCCAACTCGCCTTGGCCGCGGACATGCGCCTTGAACTTCTGGAGCCGGGAACGGAACAGAAATCCTTTGTCCAACGTTTCCTGCACGAAAACAATGGCAACGCGGCACCACACCACATCACCTTCAAAGTGCACGATATCCACGCAGCGATAGCAGGTGCGCAAGCAGAGGGGATAGAACCGGTCCTGGTCAACGTCGCCCACCCGCTCTGGCAGGAGGCATTCCTGCATCCCAGGGATACGGGGTTTGGTTTCCTGACCCAATTGGTGCAGACACCGCAGAGCATTGAAGAGATCACCGAGAACAACAATGACTTCAACAGCTCCTGTCCGTGGGAAGAAACAGAAAAACCGCGCTCACAGCTTCCCGTTGTCTTTGGCCAGGTAGGCGACCTGGAGCGCGCCGCCCATGTCCTTCGAACCGTCCTGGGGGCCGCCGACTACCCGCTACCCGGGGAACCCGCAGCCAAAGGATTCCACTGGGCGGAGGGCGCAGACCTGATCCTGCAGGAAACCACCACTCCCACCGGCAAGGCGGGAATCCTGGCGCTGGGCGTCGTGCCTGCGTCAGAACACTGGGACGGCCCCCTCAGCCCGGGGCTGGTGGAGTTACTGCAGGCGGGGTCGCACCACGCCGAACTCGGGATCAGGATTTCTCCGCTGCCCGCTGCGGTGCCGGTGAC